In Electrophorus electricus isolate fEleEle1 chromosome 18, fEleEle1.pri, whole genome shotgun sequence, one genomic interval encodes:
- the fkbp15b gene encoding FK506-binding protein 15 isoform X1 — protein sequence MFANDEEDGDFMSPTGGAKLASLFGLDQATSQGNESFQYTAPKQPRKISINSGPPAQKPGPPSVSPAVLFATAVQAYRYVNGQYMKQGKLGAAVLGNHTTKEYKLLLYASQQRKLTAARIHPAFILTVQPSNYCTFYDDQRQNWSLMFESEKAATDFCKEVCLAKANSGAPLEAVVTQDLVSGEGQEVEHGDSLEVAYTGWLLQKHTIGQVFDSNVNKDKLLRLKLGAGKVIKGWEEGMLNMRKGGRRLMVIPPALAYGSQGVPGQVPPDSTLVFEAEVRRVKFVKDSCSEKLGVVSRDSAVPSPAPSVESVGPDLTQQVSSTASVSSRPSEPPLRPKPNSLNEQLSNPDATKAKLISRMAKMGQPMLPFLAGTAAAPSSSSQAESSDSELEDPSVSRLKERPAAPSPQPVCLSSAPLTSLQGTALMPVSLAAANPQLGTPAAVHAFQPYSIAQSSLAPSPLQPLGQVYPTQTVPYQGSSDVTSFLMTEARQHSTEIRLAVGKVADKVDQLACKMEDLHKQGGLSVGLSNVSMETAMIMHNIQRIIQENECLKKEVFEKSSRIEEQNRKIGELINQNQRCMEHSNLLMEQRNDSLKSSSEHNQARILQAEQEKHALTQDLGRNQARLTEELACSTARVSELQLELSAQRQHSSGLQTSLSAALQEAEQHSTRAGVLQGQLQELKDTAEQVQTQLRAEKQKRKEAELRLSSLDDELQDVKSEKENLERTLSERKRKWQMERQRFDEELEELRKASQLEMDTLRNQLRKARTSTDQAAAEQLTQVQADVEREWQAKCEQALATAREQHSRQITELTEHRDTLQLKLTQLQDRFSAFKQSREVEEQQLLQQQDQGEELQALRDKCSALEKREQFLMHKGEARIAELEKRLAEQQPPPDTTGEVKRVMNGVFHSLRGEFDLQETYTGSAVLGVLVNTIKNVTLQLLSKAEPLPATGSEKEEDEGEEEDKRKHEIQPEQDNPQREVKVNGRKEDQEGEKGDQMRAEEKRDVSEKAETRDGETESWEGEEEVAGGEEEVERSVTAKARQETLQDALPTDNESREETVQSDITPQTRPEKDITPEEGRTAGLSATEDNAKSISGQLGEPNLTENKPNGPPKNPPPPPSAPQEDVAVMAPQITSTSEKGEGDDVEEQFFQSPTVSKPPPPPTEEEEEEELSLKGRPPPAPLFGDDSDDDDDDDLDWLG from the exons ATGTTTGCGAACGATGAAGAAGATGGAGATTTCATGTCTCCAACTGGGGG GGCAAAGTTAGCCTCGCTGTTTGGGCTGGACCAAGCAACCAGCCAGGGCAACGAGTCATTCCAGTACACAGCCCCCAAACAGCCCCGCAAGATCTCCATTAACTCAG GTCCCCCTGCTCAAAAGCCTggccctccctctgtctctcctgcagtgCTCTTTGCCACTGCTGTTCAGGCTTACAGATA TGTTAATGGACAGTATATGAAGCAAGGCAAGCTGGGAGCTGCAGTCTTAGGAAACCACACAACCAAGGAG TATAAACTGCTGCTGTATGCCAGCCAGCAGAGGAAGCTGACAGCAGCCAGGATCCACCCCGCCTTCATCCTCACT GTCCAACCCAGCAACTACTGCACCTTCTACGATGACCAGAGGCAGAACTGGTCGCTCATGTTCGAGTCTGAGAAAGCCGCCACGGACTTTTGTAAAGAG GTGTGTCTGGCTAAGGCGAACTCTGGTGCTCCGCTGGAGGCCGTGGTGACCCAGGACCTGGTTTCCGGTGAGGGCCAGGAGGTTGAGCATGGAGACTCGCTAGAGGTGGCCTACACTGGCTGGCTCCTGCAGAAGCACACCATCGGCCAG GTGTTTGACTCTAATGTGAATAAAGACAAACTGCTGAGGCTGAAGCTTGGTGCAGGGAAAGTCATCAAG ggttgGGAGGAGGGTATGCTTAACATGCGTAAAGGCGGAAGGCGTTTGATGGTGATTCCGCCTGCTCTGGCATACGGCTCGCAGGGCGTTCCGGGCCAAGTCCCTCCCGACAGCACCCTGGTGTTCGAGGCAGAGGTTCGCAGG GTGAAGTTCGTTAAGGACAGTTGCTCAGAGAAGTTGGGTGTGGTCTCCAGGGACTCAGCCgtcccctcccctgcccccagTGTTGAGAGTGTTGGTCCTGATCTCACCCAGCAGGTGTCCAGCACAGCCTCAGTCAGCAGCAGGCCAAG TGAACCTCCCTTAAGACCTAAACCCAACTCTCTGAATGAACAGCTTTCA AATCCGGACGCCACCAAGGCCAAGCTCATCTCTCGCATGGCTAAGATGGGCCAGCCCATGTTACCCTTCCTCGccggaacagcagcagcaccctcctcctcctcacaggCCGAGTCCAGTGACTCAGAACTggag gaCCCGAGTGTGTCCCGGCTGAAAGAGCGACCTGCAGCTCCATCTCCACAgccagtctgtctctcctctgctcctttaACTTCACTAcagg GAACAGCCTTGATGCCGGTTTCTCTGGCAGCAGCCAACCCACAGCTTGGGACACCTGCAGCAGTTCATGCCTTTCAg CCTTATTCCATTGCTCAGTCCAGCCTGGCTCCCTCTCCCTTGCAGCCTCTTGGACAGGTCTACCCCACACAGACTGTGCCTTACCAAG GAAGTAGCGATGTCACATCCTTCTTGATGACAGAAGCCCgacagcacagcactgagatCCGATTGGCTGTTGGCAAGGTGGCAGACAAAGTGGACCAACTGGCCTGCAAG ATGGAGGATCTGCACAAGCAGGGCGGGCTCTCGGTTGGCTTGTCCAacgtttccatggaaacagcaaTGATCATGCACAACATTCAGCGCATCATCcag gAGAACGAATGCCTGAAAAAGGAGGTGTTTGAGAAGAGCTCGCGTATCGAAGAGCAGAACCGCAAGATAGGAGAACTCATCAACCAGAACCAGAG gtgcatgGAGCACAGTAATCTATTGATGGAGCAGAGGAACGACTCCCTGAAGAGCTCAAGTGAGCATAATCAGGCTCGGATCTTGCAGGCGGAGCAGGAGAAG catgcactgacACAGGACCTGGGCAGGAACCAG GCCCGGCTGACGGAGGAGCTGGCGTGCTCGACGGCGCGGGTGTCAGAGCTGCAGCTGGAGCTGAGCGCGCAGAGACAGCACTCCTCTGGCCTGCAGACCAGCTTGAGTGCCGCACTGCAGGAGGCCGAGCAACACAGCACACGAGCAGGGGTGCTGCAGGGCCAGCTCCAGG AGCTGAAAGACACAGCAGAACAGGTGCAGACTCAGCTCAGAGCGGAGAAACAGAAGCGGAAGGAGGCAGAACTCAGACTGAGCTCCCTGGATGATGAGCTGCAGGATgtgaagagtgagaaagagaatcTGGAACGA actcTGTCAGAGAGGAAGCGGAAGTGGCAAATGGAGAGGCAGCGCTTCgatgaggagctggaggagctgagaAAGGCCAGTCAGCTGGAGATGGACACACTCCGCAACCAGCTACGCAAAGCCCGCACCAGCACGGACCAAGCAGCTGCCGaacag ttgacCCAGGTGCAGGCTGATGTGGAGCGTGAATGGCAGGCTAAGTGTGAACAGGCCCTGGCTACTGCACGGGAGCAGCACAGCCGACAGATCACAGAgctcacagagcacagagacacattgCAGCTTAAACTCACACAGCTACAGGACAGG TTCTCTGCGTTCAAACAGTCCAGAGAGGTGGAAGAGCAACAGTTGCTACAGCAACAAGATCAGGGGGAGGAGCTTCAGGCCCTTAGAGACAAG tgctCTGCattggagaagagagagcagtTTCTGATGCATAAGGGAGAGGCCCGTATTGCTGAGTTGGAGAAAAGACTTGCAGAGCAACAGCCGCCGCCAGACACTACAGgagag GTAAAGCGTGTGATGAATGGAGTGTTCCATTCTTTGCGGGGGGAGTTTGATCTCCAGGAGACCTACACAGGCAGTGCAGTGCTGGGTGTGCTCGTCAACACCATTAAG AATGTTACCCTACAGCTGCTCTCCAAAGCGGAGCCGCTCCCAGCCACGGGGAGTgagaaggaggaagatgagggtgaggaagaggataaAAGGAAGCACGAAATCCAGCCTGAGCAGGACAACCCTCAGCGGGAGGTGAAGGTGAATGGAAGGAAAGAGGACCAAGAGGGGGAGAAAGGTGACCAGATGCGAGCAGAAGAGAAGCGCGATGTCTCAGAGAAGGCGGAGACGAGAGATGGGGAGACAGAAAgctgggagggggaggaggaagtTGCCGGAGGTGAAGAGGAAGTGGAGCGGAGCGTCACTGCAAAGGCTAGACAGGAAACGCTTCAAGATGCTCTTCCAACAGACaatgagagcagagaggagactgTCCAGTCTGACATCACACCACAAACGCGGCCTGAGAAGGACATTACTCCTGAAGAGGGGAGAACCGCAGGGCTGTCTGCCACAGAGGACAACGCGAAGAGTATTTCGGGTCAGCTTGGCGAGCCCAATCTGACCGAGAACAAACCGAACGGACCCCCTAAGAACCCCCCGCCGCCCCCAAGCGCTCCCCAAGAGGACGTCGCGGTAATGGCGCCGCAGATCACCAG CACTTCtgagaagggggagggagatGATGTGGAGGAGCAGTTTTTCCAGAGTCCCACTGTGAGCaaacccccaccaccccccactgaggaagaggaggaagaggagctg AGCTTAAAAGGACGGCCCCCTCCTGCCCCTCTGTTTGgtgatgacagtgatgatgatgatgatgatgatctggATTGGCTGGGCTGA
- the fkbp15b gene encoding FK506-binding protein 15 isoform X2: protein MFANDEEDGDFMSPTGGAKLASLFGLDQATSQGNESFQYTAPKQPRKISINSGPPAQKPGPPSVSPAVLFATAVQAYRYVNGQYMKQGKLGAAVLGNHTTKEYKLLLYASQQRKLTAARIHPAFILTVQPSNYCTFYDDQRQNWSLMFESEKAATDFCKEVCLAKANSGAPLEAVVTQDLVSGEGQEVEHGDSLEVAYTGWLLQKHTIGQVFDSNVNKDKLLRLKLGAGKVIKGWEEGMLNMRKGGRRLMVIPPALAYGSQGVPGQVPPDSTLVFEAEVRRVKFVKDSCSEKLGVVSRDSAVPSPAPSVESVGPDLTQQVSSTASVSSRPSEPPLRPKPNSLNEQLSNPDATKAKLISRMAKMGQPMLPFLAGTAAAPSSSSQAESSDSELEDPSVSRLKERPAAPSPQPVCLSSAPLTSLQGTALMPVSLAAANPQLGTPAAVHAFQPYSIAQSSLAPSPLQPLGQVYPTQTVPYQGSSDVTSFLMTEARQHSTEIRLAVGKVADKVDQLACKMEDLHKQGGLSVGLSNVSMETAMIMHNIQRIIQENECLKKEVFEKSSRIEEQNRKIGELINQNQRCMEHSNLLMEQRNDSLKSSSEHNQARILQAEQEKARLTEELACSTARVSELQLELSAQRQHSSGLQTSLSAALQEAEQHSTRAGVLQGQLQELKDTAEQVQTQLRAEKQKRKEAELRLSSLDDELQDVKSEKENLERTLSERKRKWQMERQRFDEELEELRKASQLEMDTLRNQLRKARTSTDQAAAEQLTQVQADVEREWQAKCEQALATAREQHSRQITELTEHRDTLQLKLTQLQDRFSAFKQSREVEEQQLLQQQDQGEELQALRDKCSALEKREQFLMHKGEARIAELEKRLAEQQPPPDTTGEVKRVMNGVFHSLRGEFDLQETYTGSAVLGVLVNTIKNVTLQLLSKAEPLPATGSEKEEDEGEEEDKRKHEIQPEQDNPQREVKVNGRKEDQEGEKGDQMRAEEKRDVSEKAETRDGETESWEGEEEVAGGEEEVERSVTAKARQETLQDALPTDNESREETVQSDITPQTRPEKDITPEEGRTAGLSATEDNAKSISGQLGEPNLTENKPNGPPKNPPPPPSAPQEDVAVMAPQITSTSEKGEGDDVEEQFFQSPTVSKPPPPPTEEEEEEELSLKGRPPPAPLFGDDSDDDDDDDLDWLG, encoded by the exons ATGTTTGCGAACGATGAAGAAGATGGAGATTTCATGTCTCCAACTGGGGG GGCAAAGTTAGCCTCGCTGTTTGGGCTGGACCAAGCAACCAGCCAGGGCAACGAGTCATTCCAGTACACAGCCCCCAAACAGCCCCGCAAGATCTCCATTAACTCAG GTCCCCCTGCTCAAAAGCCTggccctccctctgtctctcctgcagtgCTCTTTGCCACTGCTGTTCAGGCTTACAGATA TGTTAATGGACAGTATATGAAGCAAGGCAAGCTGGGAGCTGCAGTCTTAGGAAACCACACAACCAAGGAG TATAAACTGCTGCTGTATGCCAGCCAGCAGAGGAAGCTGACAGCAGCCAGGATCCACCCCGCCTTCATCCTCACT GTCCAACCCAGCAACTACTGCACCTTCTACGATGACCAGAGGCAGAACTGGTCGCTCATGTTCGAGTCTGAGAAAGCCGCCACGGACTTTTGTAAAGAG GTGTGTCTGGCTAAGGCGAACTCTGGTGCTCCGCTGGAGGCCGTGGTGACCCAGGACCTGGTTTCCGGTGAGGGCCAGGAGGTTGAGCATGGAGACTCGCTAGAGGTGGCCTACACTGGCTGGCTCCTGCAGAAGCACACCATCGGCCAG GTGTTTGACTCTAATGTGAATAAAGACAAACTGCTGAGGCTGAAGCTTGGTGCAGGGAAAGTCATCAAG ggttgGGAGGAGGGTATGCTTAACATGCGTAAAGGCGGAAGGCGTTTGATGGTGATTCCGCCTGCTCTGGCATACGGCTCGCAGGGCGTTCCGGGCCAAGTCCCTCCCGACAGCACCCTGGTGTTCGAGGCAGAGGTTCGCAGG GTGAAGTTCGTTAAGGACAGTTGCTCAGAGAAGTTGGGTGTGGTCTCCAGGGACTCAGCCgtcccctcccctgcccccagTGTTGAGAGTGTTGGTCCTGATCTCACCCAGCAGGTGTCCAGCACAGCCTCAGTCAGCAGCAGGCCAAG TGAACCTCCCTTAAGACCTAAACCCAACTCTCTGAATGAACAGCTTTCA AATCCGGACGCCACCAAGGCCAAGCTCATCTCTCGCATGGCTAAGATGGGCCAGCCCATGTTACCCTTCCTCGccggaacagcagcagcaccctcctcctcctcacaggCCGAGTCCAGTGACTCAGAACTggag gaCCCGAGTGTGTCCCGGCTGAAAGAGCGACCTGCAGCTCCATCTCCACAgccagtctgtctctcctctgctcctttaACTTCACTAcagg GAACAGCCTTGATGCCGGTTTCTCTGGCAGCAGCCAACCCACAGCTTGGGACACCTGCAGCAGTTCATGCCTTTCAg CCTTATTCCATTGCTCAGTCCAGCCTGGCTCCCTCTCCCTTGCAGCCTCTTGGACAGGTCTACCCCACACAGACTGTGCCTTACCAAG GAAGTAGCGATGTCACATCCTTCTTGATGACAGAAGCCCgacagcacagcactgagatCCGATTGGCTGTTGGCAAGGTGGCAGACAAAGTGGACCAACTGGCCTGCAAG ATGGAGGATCTGCACAAGCAGGGCGGGCTCTCGGTTGGCTTGTCCAacgtttccatggaaacagcaaTGATCATGCACAACATTCAGCGCATCATCcag gAGAACGAATGCCTGAAAAAGGAGGTGTTTGAGAAGAGCTCGCGTATCGAAGAGCAGAACCGCAAGATAGGAGAACTCATCAACCAGAACCAGAG gtgcatgGAGCACAGTAATCTATTGATGGAGCAGAGGAACGACTCCCTGAAGAGCTCAAGTGAGCATAATCAGGCTCGGATCTTGCAGGCGGAGCAGGAGAAG GCCCGGCTGACGGAGGAGCTGGCGTGCTCGACGGCGCGGGTGTCAGAGCTGCAGCTGGAGCTGAGCGCGCAGAGACAGCACTCCTCTGGCCTGCAGACCAGCTTGAGTGCCGCACTGCAGGAGGCCGAGCAACACAGCACACGAGCAGGGGTGCTGCAGGGCCAGCTCCAGG AGCTGAAAGACACAGCAGAACAGGTGCAGACTCAGCTCAGAGCGGAGAAACAGAAGCGGAAGGAGGCAGAACTCAGACTGAGCTCCCTGGATGATGAGCTGCAGGATgtgaagagtgagaaagagaatcTGGAACGA actcTGTCAGAGAGGAAGCGGAAGTGGCAAATGGAGAGGCAGCGCTTCgatgaggagctggaggagctgagaAAGGCCAGTCAGCTGGAGATGGACACACTCCGCAACCAGCTACGCAAAGCCCGCACCAGCACGGACCAAGCAGCTGCCGaacag ttgacCCAGGTGCAGGCTGATGTGGAGCGTGAATGGCAGGCTAAGTGTGAACAGGCCCTGGCTACTGCACGGGAGCAGCACAGCCGACAGATCACAGAgctcacagagcacagagacacattgCAGCTTAAACTCACACAGCTACAGGACAGG TTCTCTGCGTTCAAACAGTCCAGAGAGGTGGAAGAGCAACAGTTGCTACAGCAACAAGATCAGGGGGAGGAGCTTCAGGCCCTTAGAGACAAG tgctCTGCattggagaagagagagcagtTTCTGATGCATAAGGGAGAGGCCCGTATTGCTGAGTTGGAGAAAAGACTTGCAGAGCAACAGCCGCCGCCAGACACTACAGgagag GTAAAGCGTGTGATGAATGGAGTGTTCCATTCTTTGCGGGGGGAGTTTGATCTCCAGGAGACCTACACAGGCAGTGCAGTGCTGGGTGTGCTCGTCAACACCATTAAG AATGTTACCCTACAGCTGCTCTCCAAAGCGGAGCCGCTCCCAGCCACGGGGAGTgagaaggaggaagatgagggtgaggaagaggataaAAGGAAGCACGAAATCCAGCCTGAGCAGGACAACCCTCAGCGGGAGGTGAAGGTGAATGGAAGGAAAGAGGACCAAGAGGGGGAGAAAGGTGACCAGATGCGAGCAGAAGAGAAGCGCGATGTCTCAGAGAAGGCGGAGACGAGAGATGGGGAGACAGAAAgctgggagggggaggaggaagtTGCCGGAGGTGAAGAGGAAGTGGAGCGGAGCGTCACTGCAAAGGCTAGACAGGAAACGCTTCAAGATGCTCTTCCAACAGACaatgagagcagagaggagactgTCCAGTCTGACATCACACCACAAACGCGGCCTGAGAAGGACATTACTCCTGAAGAGGGGAGAACCGCAGGGCTGTCTGCCACAGAGGACAACGCGAAGAGTATTTCGGGTCAGCTTGGCGAGCCCAATCTGACCGAGAACAAACCGAACGGACCCCCTAAGAACCCCCCGCCGCCCCCAAGCGCTCCCCAAGAGGACGTCGCGGTAATGGCGCCGCAGATCACCAG CACTTCtgagaagggggagggagatGATGTGGAGGAGCAGTTTTTCCAGAGTCCCACTGTGAGCaaacccccaccaccccccactgaggaagaggaggaagaggagctg AGCTTAAAAGGACGGCCCCCTCCTGCCCCTCTGTTTGgtgatgacagtgatgatgatgatgatgatgatctggATTGGCTGGGCTGA